ATCGTGGGATGGCTTCCCGGAGGCGTTGCCATCGTCGCCATCGTCGTCTGCGCCTTCTTCACCAGCTTCACGGGAGGAAGCGGCGTCACCATCCTTGCGATGGGCGGTCTCCTGTTTCCCATGCTGCTCGAGGAGCGCTACTCGCCCAGGTTCGGGACGGGACTCCTCACGTCGGCCGGCTCGCTCGGCCTTCTCTTCCCTCCCTCGCTCGCGGTCATTCTCTACGGGCTCGTCGCCGAAGTGGAGATCCCGCGTCTCTTCGTCAGCGGCATCGTTCCCGCCGTCCTCGAGATGGCGCTCGTCGCCGTTCTCGCCCTCGTCGCCGCGCGCAAAACCGCAATCGCGCGGGTTCCCTTCGACGCACGGCGCGCCGCGAGCGCGCTGTGGCAGGCGAAGTGGGAGGTCGCCATTCCCATCGTGGTGCTCGGAAGCATCCTCGGCGGCTTCGCGACCCTGGTGGAAGCCGCGGCGCTGACGGTGCTCTCCACCTTCGTCCTCGAGTTCGGAATCCACCGCGACCTCGCAATCGGAAAGGACCTGCTCCGTGTCGGAGGAGACGCCGCCACTCTCATCGGAGGCGTCCTCATCATTCTCGGGGTTGCCCTCGGTCTGACGAACTACCTCGTCTTCGCCCAGATCCCTCAGCAGGGCGTCGACTGGGTGCAGGGCTTCGTCACCTCTCCCCTCGTGTTCCTGCTCCTTCTCAACGTCTTTCTGCTGCTCGTGGGCTGCCTGATGGATATCTACTCCGCCATCGTGGTCGTCGTTCCGCTCATCACTCCGCTCGGCCTGTTCTTCGAGATCGACCCGTTCCACCTCGGAGTCATCTTCCTCACCAACCTCGAGCTCGGCTACCTGACGCCGCCGGTGGGGATGAACCTCTTCCTCGCGTCCTATCGGTTCAAACAGCCCCTTCCCGACGTTTACCGGGCTTCGGTTCCGTTTCTCGCCATCCGCGCCGTCGCCGTGCTCCTGGTGACGTACGTGCCATGGCTCACACGGTTCCTTCCCAAGCTGGTTCTGGACTGATCGGGCGCTACAATGGCGGCACGAATGCTCTCGAGAGGGTCGATTCTCGGTCTGGC
This portion of the Vicinamibacteria bacterium genome encodes:
- a CDS encoding TRAP transporter large permease subunit; this encodes ALVPLALYRFESLQESGIYVLLVGAVLLSTALGAPIVVGIGGVAAILLWHDLFPVSAIPTETYNLAVKPILPTIPLFTLAGFILAEGGTPRRLVELFRAIVGWLPGGVAIVAIVVCAFFTSFTGGSGVTILAMGGLLFPMLLEERYSPRFGTGLLTSAGSLGLLFPPSLAVILYGLVAEVEIPRLFVSGIVPAVLEMALVAVLALVAARKTAIARVPFDARRAASALWQAKWEVAIPIVVLGSILGGFATLVEAAALTVLSTFVLEFGIHRDLAIGKDLLRVGGDAATLIGGVLIILGVALGLTNYLVFAQIPQQGVDWVQGFVTSPLVFLLLLNVFLLLVGCLMDIYSAIVVVVPLITPLGLFFEIDPFHLGVIFLTNLELGYLTPPVGMNLFLASYRFKQPLPDVYRASVPFLAIRAVAVLLVTYVPWLTRFLPKLVLD